A region from the Pontixanthobacter aestiaquae genome encodes:
- a CDS encoding alpha-galactosidase, with translation MTEFTILRGRDTLVVLGTTEGARPSIIYAGPDIAGATPEELALLQSGQHIPGGPEQPIGPSLLNPLGTGWPGAAGVIADRDGKDWAIDLRVESVRQPSNNDAEIRCVDALNDLQSTHSFALCPRTGVFTASTEIAGSNNKPVNIDWCAAICLPMDDRLDRLRSFIGKWASEFQIEDIERFRGSYLRENKAGRTSHSDFPGLFAGNETTDETNGLAFACHLGWSGNSRLHIDTGQNGQAILQAGELLLPGEVSDRYISPQLIACWSNHGYGDVSRRLHAFVKNSIISERTKPRPVHYNTWEAVYFDHDEARLIELAKQAAEVGAERFVLDDGWFGGRRSDKAGLGDWWVSPDVYPNGLHPIANRVRELGMEFGLWFEPEMVNPDSDLYRAHPDWVLGIDGVEPIPSRHQLTLDLTKPDVTDYLFAKISALIDEYQIDYIKWDMNRDTQHPASDGRAVMHKQTEALYALLGRFRTAHPALEIESCSSGGARADYEILRRNDRIWTSDNNDARHRHQIMRGASHFFPLSVLGNHVGPKRCHITGRMFSMEFRAASAIFGHMGMELDLADETAQDRATLAAAIALHKQHRELIHGGDFYRIETPDYLAAMGCVAREKHEALFSCALLDMHPATKPDRLRFDGLNPAKQYRIKLLWPQSNPSRSHPSIIDAAALMENGTAFAGAALMEHGIQLPLVHPDTCLIYHLEAEN, from the coding sequence GTGACTGAATTCACTATCCTCCGCGGTAGAGACACGTTGGTTGTGCTGGGCACAACCGAAGGCGCGCGACCGTCGATCATCTATGCAGGGCCAGATATTGCGGGAGCAACTCCCGAGGAACTGGCGCTGCTCCAAAGCGGCCAGCATATCCCTGGCGGGCCAGAGCAGCCTATTGGGCCGTCACTTCTCAATCCGTTGGGCACTGGTTGGCCCGGCGCTGCGGGCGTGATCGCGGATCGCGACGGCAAGGATTGGGCGATTGATCTGCGTGTGGAAAGCGTGCGCCAGCCCTCCAACAATGACGCGGAAATACGATGCGTCGACGCTCTGAACGATCTTCAATCCACGCACAGTTTTGCACTCTGTCCCCGCACAGGTGTTTTCACCGCATCGACCGAGATCGCTGGCAGCAACAACAAACCGGTCAACATTGATTGGTGTGCCGCTATCTGTCTGCCGATGGATGACAGATTGGACCGGCTTCGCAGCTTCATCGGCAAATGGGCCAGTGAATTTCAGATCGAGGATATTGAGCGCTTCCGTGGATCTTATCTGCGAGAAAACAAAGCAGGCCGGACAAGCCATTCCGATTTTCCCGGATTGTTTGCGGGGAATGAAACAACCGATGAGACAAACGGTTTGGCCTTTGCTTGTCACCTTGGCTGGTCGGGGAACAGCCGCCTGCACATCGACACCGGACAAAATGGCCAAGCCATTCTGCAGGCAGGCGAACTGCTCCTTCCCGGCGAAGTTTCTGACAGATACATCTCGCCCCAGTTGATCGCCTGCTGGTCCAATCATGGATACGGTGATGTCTCGCGGCGGCTTCATGCGTTTGTGAAGAATTCGATCATCAGCGAACGCACCAAGCCGCGACCGGTCCATTACAACACATGGGAAGCGGTCTATTTCGATCATGACGAGGCCCGCCTGATCGAATTGGCAAAGCAGGCTGCCGAAGTGGGTGCTGAGCGCTTCGTGCTCGACGATGGCTGGTTCGGCGGACGGCGTAGCGACAAGGCTGGCCTTGGCGATTGGTGGGTGTCGCCTGATGTCTACCCCAATGGCCTGCACCCAATCGCCAATCGCGTACGCGAGTTGGGAATGGAATTCGGGCTGTGGTTCGAACCCGAAATGGTCAATCCTGATAGCGATCTGTACCGCGCGCATCCCGATTGGGTTCTTGGGATCGACGGCGTTGAGCCGATCCCCTCGCGGCATCAGCTTACGCTCGATCTGACCAAGCCCGACGTGACCGATTATCTGTTCGCGAAAATCAGCGCTCTGATCGACGAATATCAAATCGATTACATCAAATGGGATATGAACCGCGATACGCAGCATCCCGCCAGCGATGGCCGCGCTGTGATGCACAAGCAGACCGAGGCTTTGTACGCCTTGCTTGGCCGCTTCAGGACAGCGCACCCAGCCTTGGAAATAGAAAGCTGTTCGTCAGGCGGCGCTCGTGCCGATTACGAAATTCTCAGACGGAACGACCGAATCTGGACGTCGGATAATAACGACGCACGCCACCGTCATCAGATCATGCGCGGGGCCAGCCATTTCTTCCCGCTGAGCGTACTTGGCAATCATGTCGGGCCGAAGCGCTGCCATATCACCGGCCGGATGTTCTCGATGGAGTTTCGCGCGGCCAGTGCGATCTTTGGGCATATGGGAATGGAGCTCGATCTGGCAGACGAGACCGCCCAGGATCGCGCCACCCTTGCGGCGGCAATCGCATTGCATAAGCAGCACCGCGAGCTGATCCATGGTGGCGATTTCTATCGGATAGAAACGCCCGACTATCTTGCCGCAATGGGCTGCGTTGCTCGCGAGAAACATGAAGCGCTGTTTAGTTGTGCGCTGCTCGATATGCATCCGGCCACGAAACCGGATCGCCTCCGCTTCGATGGACTCAACCCCGCGAAGCAATATCGCATCAAGCTGCTCTGGCCGCAAAGTAACCCGTCGCGCTCTCACCCATCTATCATTGACGCCGCCGCGCTTATGGAGAATGGAACAGCCTTCGCAGGTGCAGCATTGATGGAGCACGGCATCCAGCTGCCGCTGGTCCATCCCGACACTTGCCTGATCTATCATCTAGAGGCCGAGAATTGA
- a CDS encoding AbgT family transporter, whose product MSEAVASDSTQKGILGWVERTGNKLPDPVFLFFYLIIALVVISVICAMAGVSAFHPTELDEATGGALKIQAVSLLAAENIQRLWVEMPKTFTHFHPLGYVLVVMLGAGVAERSGFFAAGMAKAVKSAPKALLTPVVALVAMIGNHAADAGYVVLIPLAGILFAAAGRHPLAGIAAAFAGVSGGFSANISPGQLDALLFGITEEAVAASSLDPTWTANIAGNWYFIAAMTVLFLPIIWYVTDKIIEPRLGRWTGGASAGANDDGLSPDPTEHTGELASKGLRHAGLAALFVVALWLAMVFAPGTPLIDETACAAIPAADCSIHSELRPLYQSLVGAFFLLFLLTGWAYGRATGVIKDHRDLVNMMAESMKDMGYYLVLAFAAAHFVAMFHWSNLGLISAVHGAAGIESTGLPLPLVLGLMVIFAGLLNLFVGSASAKWALLAPILVPMLMLLGISPEGATAAYRVGDSATNIITPLMVYFPLILVFAQRWKADFGLGSLTAMMLPYSVWLLISGTTLIVVWFYLGIPLGPDAPVAYTLPGGGG is encoded by the coding sequence ATGAGCGAAGCAGTCGCATCGGATTCGACGCAAAAGGGCATTCTGGGTTGGGTCGAGCGGACAGGTAACAAGCTGCCCGATCCGGTTTTCCTGTTCTTCTATCTGATTATTGCGCTGGTGGTCATTTCGGTAATCTGCGCAATGGCGGGTGTATCCGCTTTCCATCCGACCGAGCTCGATGAAGCGACCGGAGGCGCGCTGAAGATCCAAGCGGTAAGCCTATTGGCCGCAGAGAATATCCAGCGTCTGTGGGTCGAAATGCCCAAGACGTTCACCCACTTCCACCCGCTTGGTTATGTGCTTGTCGTGATGCTTGGTGCGGGTGTCGCCGAGCGGTCAGGTTTCTTTGCCGCTGGTATGGCTAAAGCTGTGAAAAGCGCGCCAAAAGCGCTCCTGACGCCAGTCGTTGCCCTCGTCGCGATGATCGGCAACCATGCCGCTGACGCCGGTTACGTCGTTCTTATCCCTCTCGCAGGCATCCTTTTTGCAGCCGCAGGACGTCACCCGCTGGCTGGTATTGCGGCGGCATTCGCGGGTGTATCGGGCGGCTTCTCGGCCAATATCTCTCCCGGTCAACTCGATGCGCTGTTGTTCGGTATCACCGAGGAAGCAGTCGCAGCCAGCTCGCTCGACCCGACTTGGACCGCCAATATCGCGGGTAACTGGTACTTTATCGCAGCGATGACGGTCTTGTTTCTGCCGATCATCTGGTACGTGACGGACAAAATTATCGAACCACGCCTCGGCCGTTGGACCGGCGGAGCATCCGCTGGCGCAAACGATGACGGTCTCAGCCCCGATCCGACCGAGCATACCGGCGAACTGGCTTCCAAAGGTCTGCGCCATGCGGGATTGGCAGCACTTTTCGTAGTGGCTCTATGGTTGGCAATGGTGTTCGCACCGGGCACACCCTTGATCGATGAAACCGCTTGTGCGGCCATTCCGGCGGCAGACTGTTCGATCCATTCCGAATTACGTCCGCTTTACCAGTCACTGGTAGGTGCGTTCTTCCTGCTCTTCCTGCTCACCGGCTGGGCCTATGGCCGCGCGACCGGCGTGATCAAGGACCACCGCGATCTCGTCAATATGATGGCGGAGTCGATGAAGGACATGGGCTACTACCTCGTCCTCGCCTTCGCCGCCGCGCATTTCGTGGCGATGTTCCATTGGTCCAATCTGGGCCTTATATCCGCAGTACACGGTGCCGCGGGCATCGAGTCCACCGGACTACCATTGCCACTGGTGCTCGGCCTGATGGTGATCTTTGCGGGCCTGCTCAACCTGTTCGTAGGGTCTGCCAGCGCGAAATGGGCGCTGCTGGCACCGATCCTTGTTCCGATGCTGATGCTGCTCGGAATTAGTCCGGAGGGCGCAACCGCCGCCTACCGCGTCGGTGACAGTGCTACCAACATCATCACCCCGCTGATGGTCTACTTCCCGCTTATTCTCGTGTTTGCGCAGCGCTGGAAAGCCGACTTCGGCCTGGGCAGCCTGACCGCTATGATGCTGCCTTACTCGGTATGGCTGCTGATCTCAGGCACGACGCTGATCGTGGTCTGGTTCTATCTCGGCATTCCGCTCGGACCGGATGCACCGGTGGCATATACGCTGCCTGGCGGGGGCGGCTAA
- a CDS encoding galactose-1-phosphate uridylyltransferase → MSDTVTPLDTPVAGDVFRRSFTKADGRMLYLYGREAHSLPVQTQQDDDIATGGELRFHPLRREWNIYAAHRQNRTFKPSASADPLAPTMAGGPTTEIPFEDFELAIFENKFSGLHPLAPHPPILDGIDSAPATGKCEVIVYTPEAEGSLHTIGQDRRRILIAAWIDRYRAMFAEGCEYVLPFENRGEEVGATLHHPHGQIYGFGKVPLVQQAAIDAFASGYDLAAEIAKAQPDYGLGEAGGLAAFCPRFARFPYEVWIAPTECRAGPWDCNEEELDGLATLLGDVTRRYDALFGRPTPYMFALHSAPRQGGDKYHFTAQFYPLLRGPNRVKYLASVEQHTGVFTVDVMPETAVEALRAV, encoded by the coding sequence ATGAGCGACACGGTTACGCCTCTGGACACGCCCGTGGCAGGTGATGTGTTCCGTCGTAGCTTCACCAAAGCCGATGGCCGGATGCTTTATCTCTACGGACGTGAGGCACACTCGCTACCTGTCCAAACCCAGCAGGATGACGATATTGCCACAGGCGGCGAGCTACGTTTTCACCCCTTGCGGCGAGAGTGGAACATCTACGCCGCGCACCGGCAAAACCGCACTTTCAAGCCCTCCGCCAGCGCTGACCCTCTTGCGCCGACCATGGCAGGCGGGCCGACCACCGAAATACCGTTCGAGGATTTCGAGCTGGCAATCTTCGAGAACAAGTTTTCCGGCCTGCATCCTCTTGCACCGCATCCGCCAATTCTGGATGGCATCGACAGCGCGCCAGCAACCGGCAAATGTGAAGTCATTGTCTACACGCCTGAGGCCGAGGGCAGCCTGCATACTATCGGGCAAGACCGGCGGAGAATTCTGATCGCCGCATGGATCGACCGCTATCGCGCTATGTTCGCAGAGGGATGCGAGTACGTTTTGCCCTTCGAGAACCGCGGCGAAGAAGTGGGCGCAACGCTGCATCATCCACACGGGCAGATATATGGCTTCGGCAAAGTCCCGCTGGTCCAGCAGGCAGCCATCGATGCGTTTGCCAGTGGCTATGATCTGGCGGCGGAGATCGCCAAAGCACAGCCGGATTATGGCCTGGGGGAAGCGGGCGGCTTGGCAGCATTCTGCCCGCGCTTTGCACGCTTCCCATACGAAGTTTGGATCGCCCCAACCGAGTGCAGGGCGGGCCCATGGGACTGCAACGAGGAAGAGCTGGATGGCCTCGCAACTCTGCTGGGTGATGTGACGCGCCGCTACGATGCCCTCTTTGGGCGACCAACACCTTATATGTTCGCGCTTCATTCGGCACCGCGACAGGGCGGCGACAAATACCACTTCACCGCACAGTTCTATCCACTCTTACGCGGACCAAATCGCGTAAAATATCTTGCTTCAGTGGAGCAGCACACGGGCGTATTCACCGTCGATGTGATGCCCGAGACGGCTGTTGAAGCGCTTCGAGCTGTCTGA
- the truB gene encoding tRNA pseudouridine(55) synthase TruB → MIDTKLPSKFSAPNGWILLDKPRGLGSTQAVAAVKRNLREAGFAKTKVGHGGTLDPLAEGVLPIALGEATKLAGRMLDASKIYEFTVQFGEETSTLDSEGEVVQTTSQRPPLAAISAILEHFTGEINQVPPKYSALKVDGKRAYDLARAGEEVELKTRRVTIHSLTSGSDFAGDDLPYSTFATTATRPDPEIGHEPLELADAITLTAHVSKGTYIRSLARDIARALGTVGHVTYLRRTKAGPFLENQAISLDKLNEIGKGAPLEDVILPLEAGLDDIPALDLTSKQAAAVRQGRVLTGQPQADGLYCAVYRNIPVALVELVGGSAKVVRGFNLHDVAE, encoded by the coding sequence ATGATCGATACGAAACTGCCCTCTAAATTTTCGGCTCCCAACGGCTGGATATTGCTGGATAAACCCCGCGGGCTTGGTTCGACGCAGGCGGTTGCGGCGGTGAAGCGCAATCTGCGTGAAGCAGGCTTTGCCAAGACCAAGGTCGGGCATGGCGGAACGCTCGATCCGCTGGCGGAAGGCGTTTTACCGATAGCGCTTGGCGAGGCGACCAAGCTGGCGGGGAGAATGCTCGATGCCAGCAAGATCTACGAATTTACGGTCCAGTTTGGCGAGGAAACCAGCACGCTCGATAGCGAGGGTGAGGTTGTTCAAACCACCAGCCAGCGCCCGCCACTGGCCGCTATTTCGGCGATACTCGAGCACTTTACCGGAGAAATAAATCAGGTGCCGCCCAAATATTCAGCGCTGAAAGTCGACGGCAAACGCGCCTATGATCTGGCGCGGGCTGGCGAGGAGGTGGAGCTCAAGACTCGCCGTGTCACGATCCATTCGCTGACATCCGGCTCGGACTTTGCTGGCGATGATTTGCCCTATTCGACTTTTGCGACGACCGCTACGCGGCCCGATCCTGAAATCGGCCATGAACCGCTTGAATTGGCTGATGCAATCACCCTCACCGCACATGTCAGCAAGGGCACCTATATCCGTTCTCTGGCACGTGATATCGCGCGGGCGCTCGGAACCGTTGGGCACGTTACCTATCTGAGGCGCACAAAGGCGGGGCCCTTCCTCGAAAATCAGGCGATTTCGCTAGACAAATTGAATGAAATCGGTAAGGGCGCGCCACTTGAAGACGTAATACTGCCTTTGGAGGCAGGGCTGGACGACATCCCGGCTCTTGATCTCACGTCCAAGCAGGCAGCAGCGGTCCGCCAGGGCCGCGTCTTAACCGGGCAGCCCCAAGCAGACGGGCTCTATTGTGCCGTGTACCGGAATATTCCGGTTGCATTGGTGGAGCTTGTAGGTGGTTCGGCGAAAGTCGTCCGGGGGTTCAACCTTCACGATGTCGCGGAGTAA
- a CDS encoding thymidine kinase — protein MAKLYFYYASMNAGKSTTLLQADFNYRERGMNTMLWTAQLDDRSEDKAIESRIGLGAEAHRYQEGTDLWVQISAAHSVEPIDCVLIDEAQFLSKDQVWQCARLADEGGIPVLCYGLRTDFQGELFPGSAALLGIADSLVELKAVCHCGKKASMNLRVDESGAAVKAGAQTEIGGNDRYVALCRKHFSEALGG, from the coding sequence ATGGCTAAGCTGTATTTCTATTACGCGTCAATGAACGCAGGCAAATCGACCACGCTTTTGCAGGCGGATTTCAACTATCGCGAGCGAGGCATGAATACGATGCTGTGGACTGCACAGCTGGATGACCGCTCGGAAGATAAGGCGATTGAGAGCCGGATCGGGCTTGGTGCGGAGGCGCACCGCTATCAGGAAGGAACCGATTTGTGGGTGCAAATAAGCGCGGCGCATTCCGTCGAGCCGATTGATTGCGTGCTGATCGACGAAGCGCAGTTCTTGTCCAAAGATCAGGTCTGGCAATGCGCGCGGCTGGCGGATGAGGGCGGCATTCCGGTGCTGTGCTACGGATTGAGGACCGACTTCCAGGGTGAGCTCTTCCCCGGGTCGGCAGCATTGCTCGGGATCGCAGACTCTCTCGTGGAGCTCAAAGCCGTCTGCCATTGCGGCAAGAAAGCCAGTATGAATTTGCGGGTGGATGAAAGCGGCGCGGCTGTAAAAGCTGGGGCGCAGACGGAGATCGGCGGGAACGACCGTTATGTCGCGCTTTGCCGAAAGCATTTCAGCGAGGCGTTGGGCGGCTAA
- the glpD gene encoding glycerol-3-phosphate dehydrogenase, which translates to MSEDTPYDLLVIGGGINGVGIARDAAGRGAKVLLCEKDDLASHTSSASTKLVHGGLRYLEHYEFRLVRESLIERERLLGMAPHIIWPLRFVLPHDKGLRPSWLLRLGLFLYDHIGGRKLLPATKTLDLRAAPHGDVLEERLIKGFEYSDCWVEDARLVVLNAMDAARRGADIRTRTECVSLDRSGQVWLADLKDEHGKTQRISARTVVNAAGPWVDNVLGKAMPEKQHQNLRLVKGSHLIFPKLFDHDQAYIFQNKDDRIVFAIPYEREFTLVGTTDVAFKGDANTIEISDDESAYICDAINEYLKVDVAPDQAIWSYSGVRPLYDDQSRNNSTVTRDYVFELDNPEGAPPILSIFGGKITTYRKLAEHALHKLPMPWLETKQAWTAGAGLPGGEIHVDKFNAFVSDMQSRYDWCAADVMFRLCRAYGTLLFDVIGDATNWAAMGEDFGAGLTEAEVEYLIEHEFAQTADDVLWRRSKLGLHMDDEERKSLESWFAKRGAVRVA; encoded by the coding sequence TTGAGCGAAGATACACCATACGACCTTCTGGTAATCGGCGGCGGGATCAACGGCGTTGGGATCGCGCGCGATGCGGCAGGGCGCGGCGCAAAAGTGTTGCTGTGTGAGAAAGATGATCTCGCCAGCCATACATCCTCTGCCAGCACTAAGCTGGTCCATGGCGGTTTGCGCTATCTGGAACATTACGAATTCCGTCTCGTGCGGGAAAGCCTGATCGAGCGGGAGCGATTGCTCGGCATGGCACCACATATCATCTGGCCGCTGCGCTTTGTTCTGCCACATGACAAAGGCCTACGCCCTTCGTGGCTGCTGCGGCTTGGCCTGTTTCTCTACGACCATATTGGCGGGCGAAAATTACTGCCTGCCACGAAAACCTTGGACCTGCGCGCCGCGCCACATGGCGATGTTTTGGAAGAGCGCCTCATCAAGGGCTTCGAATATTCGGATTGCTGGGTCGAAGATGCACGGCTCGTTGTCCTAAACGCGATGGACGCAGCACGACGCGGCGCGGATATTCGCACCCGGACGGAATGCGTTAGCTTGGACCGGAGCGGACAGGTCTGGCTTGCCGATCTCAAAGACGAGCACGGTAAGACGCAGCGGATTTCAGCTCGAACGGTGGTCAACGCCGCTGGCCCGTGGGTCGACAACGTCCTAGGCAAAGCGATGCCGGAAAAGCAGCATCAGAACCTTCGCCTGGTCAAAGGCAGCCATTTGATCTTCCCCAAGCTGTTCGATCACGACCAAGCCTACATCTTCCAGAACAAAGACGACCGGATTGTGTTCGCAATTCCGTATGAGCGGGAATTTACGTTGGTCGGAACCACCGATGTCGCGTTCAAAGGCGATGCCAATACTATCGAAATTTCGGATGATGAATCGGCCTATATCTGCGATGCGATCAACGAGTATCTAAAAGTCGATGTCGCGCCCGATCAGGCAATCTGGAGCTATTCCGGAGTACGCCCGCTCTACGACGATCAATCGCGCAACAATTCGACTGTGACCCGCGATTACGTGTTCGAGCTCGACAATCCGGAGGGCGCACCGCCAATCCTGTCAATCTTCGGCGGCAAGATCACTACTTACCGAAAATTGGCCGAACACGCGCTGCACAAGCTACCGATGCCTTGGCTCGAAACCAAGCAGGCATGGACCGCCGGTGCGGGCTTACCCGGCGGTGAAATCCACGTTGATAAGTTCAATGCATTCGTGTCGGACATGCAATCGCGATATGATTGGTGCGCGGCCGATGTGATGTTCCGCCTATGCCGCGCCTACGGCACACTGCTGTTCGACGTGATTGGCGACGCGACAAATTGGGCAGCGATGGGAGAGGATTTTGGGGCAGGCTTAACCGAAGCCGAAGTCGAGTATTTGATCGAACACGAGTTCGCCCAAACGGCCGATGATGTGCTGTGGCGGCGCAGTAAATTGGGCCTGCATATGGATGACGAGGAGCGAAAATCGCTAGAAAGCTGGTTCGCCAAACGCGGCGCGGTCAGGGTAGCATGA
- the galK gene encoding galactokinase has product MPITATSPGRVNLIGEHTDYNGGWVLPAALSVSLTATIMPREDRRISVSARGYSGTAERTLDDAAEGDWSDPAVGSIIEAVKLGLLTGGADIAVQSSIPAGSGLSSSAALIVTLLKAAREAAGSGLTDTEIAVAARRVENDYIGVPCGIMDQMAVAIAKPGEAMALDTSSLEYRVVALPKTHDMVVIHSGKTRKLTDGRYAARKEECDAAKAAFGTNDLCLLDPDNIESFGGIDDTIRRRARHCATEHRRVLASIEALESGDVCQFGALMAASHASMRDDFEMSLPAIDALVEDAVELGATGARLTGGGFGGCIVACVERKRRDAWQETLLAKHPKARFVDAITPK; this is encoded by the coding sequence ATGCCCATCACAGCAACGTCACCCGGCCGGGTAAATCTGATCGGCGAACACACGGACTATAATGGCGGATGGGTTTTGCCCGCAGCCCTGTCGGTCAGCCTTACCGCCACGATTATGCCGCGCGAAGACCGCCGCATCAGCGTGTCGGCGCGTGGCTATTCGGGCACCGCCGAGCGCACACTGGATGATGCAGCCGAGGGTGACTGGTCTGATCCAGCCGTTGGCTCGATCATTGAAGCGGTCAAATTGGGACTGCTCACGGGCGGCGCCGATATCGCGGTGCAATCCTCCATTCCCGCTGGATCGGGCTTATCATCCTCCGCCGCGTTGATTGTCACGCTGCTCAAAGCTGCGCGCGAAGCGGCAGGTTCCGGCCTGACCGACACCGAAATTGCAGTCGCTGCCCGCCGGGTCGAGAACGACTATATTGGCGTTCCCTGCGGCATCATGGACCAAATGGCAGTCGCGATTGCCAAGCCGGGCGAAGCGATGGCGCTCGACACCAGTTCGTTGGAATACCGCGTTGTCGCCCTACCCAAAACGCATGACATGGTGGTGATACACTCGGGCAAGACGCGCAAACTGACCGATGGCCGCTACGCCGCGCGCAAGGAGGAATGCGACGCGGCAAAGGCCGCGTTCGGTACCAATGATTTGTGCTTGCTCGATCCCGACAATATTGAGAGTTTCGGCGGAATCGACGACACAATTCGCCGCCGCGCGCGCCACTGCGCTACCGAGCATCGCCGCGTTCTGGCCTCTATCGAAGCGCTGGAAAGTGGCGATGTCTGCCAATTCGGCGCATTGATGGCCGCAAGCCACGCATCGATGCGCGATGATTTCGAAATGTCGCTGCCGGCTATCGACGCTCTGGTCGAAGACGCAGTTGAGCTTGGAGCAACTGGTGCGCGGCTCACCGGTGGCGGATTCGGCGGATGCATCGTCGCCTGTGTAGAGCGCAAACGCCGCGATGCTTGGCAGGAGACACTACTTGCGAAGCATCCGAAAGCGCGCTTCGTGGATGCAATCACACCTAAGTAG
- the rpsO gene encoding 30S ribosomal protein S15 produces MTISAKEKQDVIKEYGTADGDTGSPEVQVAILTTRIRNLTDHFKANHKDNHSRRGLLTMVNKRRSLLAYLKKIDVARYNELIQKLGLRK; encoded by the coding sequence ATGACTATCAGTGCGAAAGAGAAGCAGGACGTAATCAAGGAATACGGCACAGCCGATGGCGATACAGGTTCGCCAGAAGTACAGGTTGCCATCCTGACGACCCGCATTCGCAACCTGACCGACCACTTCAAGGCCAACCACAAGGACAACCATTCGCGTCGCGGCCTGCTGACGATGGTCAATAAGCGTCGTAGCCTGCTTGCCTATCTCAAGAAGATCGACGTAGCGCGCTATAACGAGCTGATCCAGAAACTGGGTCTGCGTAAATAA
- a CDS encoding SLC5 family protein — protein MNNPAQIAVFVAISALIALATYLHCRGKGKGEAADEKDYFLANGGLAWYFVAGSITLTNLSTDQLIGMNGNQMALLAWWEFAAVAGLMILCFVFLPVYYKNNCTTTTELLQKKYGDKHIRALISVLFLFGNLFIFLPAILYGGSLFLLSMTGIETSLQNLMITSIILATVGACYAIFGGLRAVAVSDTYSGVLILGLALLVVYLALQAIDFDLSGIPADRLTLIGDNDSPIPWHTLLTGMIFIQTFYWSTNQTITQRAMAAPNIKEAQKGVLAAAGIRLLIVPAIVVIPGIVSYKLYGDIGDPAYGRIVGDVLPVWLSGAFAAGIAAAVLTTFNSILNASAALYVCDIHEAYVDKDPPVVKLSAIVSIAMSILALVLVPFFASQESLINTVQELYGLLSMPILSAFIVCLAFRNVKAGAAMIGVVTGVAFYAYFSMVWQPLHYIHGMFFTLVLSVLTSLVMNKLIFGQTAELAIGKSNTA, from the coding sequence ATGAACAACCCGGCCCAAATTGCGGTTTTCGTCGCAATCTCTGCACTGATCGCGCTAGCGACCTATTTGCATTGCCGCGGCAAGGGTAAGGGCGAAGCCGCAGACGAGAAGGACTACTTCCTCGCGAATGGCGGACTGGCTTGGTACTTTGTGGCGGGTTCGATCACGCTGACAAACCTCTCCACCGATCAATTGATCGGCATGAATGGCAACCAGATGGCATTGCTCGCATGGTGGGAGTTTGCAGCGGTCGCGGGCCTAATGATTCTGTGTTTCGTGTTCCTGCCCGTTTACTACAAGAACAACTGCACGACGACGACCGAGCTGCTCCAAAAAAAGTATGGCGACAAACATATTCGCGCGCTGATTTCTGTGCTGTTCCTGTTCGGCAATTTGTTCATTTTCCTGCCTGCCATTCTCTATGGCGGTTCGCTGTTCCTGCTCTCGATGACCGGCATCGAAACCAGCCTTCAGAACCTGATGATCACCTCGATTATTCTGGCGACCGTCGGCGCTTGCTATGCGATTTTTGGCGGGCTCAGAGCGGTCGCAGTGTCTGACACCTATTCCGGCGTTCTGATCCTTGGTCTCGCGCTTCTGGTCGTCTATCTCGCGCTGCAAGCGATCGACTTCGACTTGTCGGGTATACCGGCGGACCGGCTAACGCTGATCGGCGATAATGACAGCCCCATTCCTTGGCATACGTTACTGACTGGAATGATTTTTATCCAGACGTTTTACTGGTCGACCAATCAGACGATTACGCAGCGTGCAATGGCCGCGCCGAATATCAAAGAGGCGCAAAAGGGGGTGCTGGCGGCGGCGGGTATCCGCCTGCTTATCGTGCCGGCAATTGTCGTGATCCCGGGTATCGTGTCTTACAAACTGTATGGCGATATTGGCGACCCCGCTTACGGGCGTATCGTCGGTGATGTTCTGCCGGTCTGGCTCTCGGGCGCATTTGCGGCTGGTATTGCGGCGGCTGTGCTAACGACTTTCAATTCGATCCTGAACGCTTCTGCCGCGCTGTATGTGTGCGACATTCACGAGGCCTATGTCGACAAAGATCCGCCAGTGGTAAAACTCAGCGCGATTGTCTCAATTGCGATGTCGATCCTGGCGCTGGTGCTGGTGCCGTTTTTTGCCAGCCAGGAAAGCTTGATCAACACTGTGCAGGAGCTATACGGCCTGCTGTCTATGCCGATTCTGTCGGCCTTTATCGTGTGCTTGGCGTTCCGCAATGTGAAAGCTGGAGCGGCAATGATCGGAGTTGTGACGGGCGTGGCATTCTACGCCTATTTCAGCATGGTGTGGCAGCCGCTGCATTACATCCACGGCATGTTCTTCACGCTGGTATTGTCGGTTTTGACATCGCTAGTGATGAACAAGCTGATCTTCGGCCAAACCGCCGAACTTGCGATTGGGAAAAGCAACACTGCTTGA